The Novosphingobium sp. G106 genome contains a region encoding:
- a CDS encoding cation transporter, producing MADQCCASSCGTQGTLDDPRWRRVLWIALGLNAAMFAAEIVAGVMAHSRSLQADALDFLGDAANYAISLGVSGLAVQWRARSALLKGLTILPFGLGVLAWAVWGLVHGSSPDPFAMGFVGFVALLVNLSVALMLFRYRTGDANMRSVWICSRNDAINNVLVIAAGLAVLWSGSGIPDLLVAFIMAALGISGGWQIVRQAAGELRQEAGSPNLPRMQGE from the coding sequence ATGGCCGATCAGTGTTGTGCCAGTTCCTGCGGTACCCAAGGGACGCTGGACGATCCGCGCTGGCGGCGGGTGCTCTGGATCGCGCTCGGCCTCAACGCGGCCATGTTCGCGGCCGAGATCGTGGCCGGCGTGATGGCGCATTCGCGCTCGCTTCAGGCGGATGCGCTCGATTTTCTGGGTGATGCCGCCAACTATGCAATCAGCCTCGGCGTGTCGGGCCTAGCGGTGCAATGGCGGGCGCGATCGGCCTTGCTCAAAGGTCTGACCATCCTGCCGTTCGGTCTGGGCGTACTCGCATGGGCAGTCTGGGGCCTCGTCCACGGCTCTTCTCCCGATCCGTTTGCCATGGGCTTCGTCGGGTTCGTCGCCCTGCTGGTCAACCTCTCGGTCGCTCTGATGCTCTTCCGCTACCGAACGGGCGACGCGAACATGCGCTCGGTATGGATCTGTTCGCGCAACGACGCGATCAACAACGTGCTGGTGATCGCCGCGGGTCTCGCCGTGCTGTGGTCGGGTAGCGGTATTCCCGATTTGCTGGTCGCGTTTATCATGGCGGCGCTGGGGATCAGCGGGGGATGGCAGATCGTGAGGCAGGCGGCCGGGGAGCTTCGCCAGGAGGCCGGGTCGCCGAACCTACCGAGGATGCAGGGGGAATAG
- a CDS encoding helix-turn-helix domain-containing protein, which translates to MKIGELAKATATKVETVRYYEQTGLLPAPARTQGNYRSYGSEHLARLSFIRRARDLGFAIEQVRALLDLSDDQARDCATVDQITSEHLREVDRKIADLTALRRELSAVIASCGGGTVAECRIIEALAPDPDASRSRV; encoded by the coding sequence ATGAAAATCGGCGAACTGGCGAAGGCGACCGCCACCAAGGTCGAAACGGTCCGCTACTACGAGCAGACGGGCTTGCTGCCAGCGCCGGCGCGGACGCAGGGCAACTACCGGAGCTATGGAAGCGAACATCTTGCGCGGTTGTCTTTCATCCGCCGTGCGCGCGACCTCGGGTTCGCGATCGAACAGGTCCGCGCCTTGCTCGACTTGTCGGACGATCAGGCTCGCGACTGCGCGACCGTCGATCAGATCACCAGCGAGCATCTACGCGAGGTCGACCGCAAGATCGCCGACCTGACTGCGCTCAGGCGCGAGCTGAGCGCCGTCATCGCGTCATGCGGCGGCGGCACCGTTGCCGAGTGCCGGATCATCGAAGCGCTGGCGCCCGACCCGGACGCTTCAAGGAGCCGCGTCTGA
- a CDS encoding TolC family protein — translation MSRILAAIAAVALSIPPVAAQGAPPGSAPLTLEQALAAARSTSPALEAASADLRASSAARRVAGLRPNPSLEAETENVAGSGPYRGFDSAETTVGFALPIELGGKRSARIGVADAQGARTRVDAAIADADVTQRVTQAYIAAVAAERRLGVAREQAQLAGEAYRAASVRVAAGRASPIEQQRADVLRINMDAAAARAERGAIVARETLARLIGRQVDTGLDLAWFDRIDGYGPSAPVNVDGTLALAAADADVATADAQVRLARSQRVGDVTLKAGARRLEATNDNAAVFGVSVPLPLFNSGSASVAQARAELDGAEARRRMARIEAEQAVAQAAAEVANAAADARNAAGPALAAAVEAARIARIGYREGKFGQLDVLDAERTLTETLAAAIDALAAWHDARARLQRLTSAVSPITKRLTP, via the coding sequence ATGTCCCGTATTCTCGCGGCCATCGCTGCGGTGGCCCTCTCCATTCCACCGGTTGCAGCTCAGGGCGCGCCCCCGGGCAGCGCCCCGCTTACGCTGGAGCAGGCGCTGGCAGCGGCCCGCAGCACTTCGCCCGCACTCGAAGCGGCATCGGCCGACCTGCGCGCCAGCAGCGCCGCGCGCAGGGTTGCCGGCCTTCGACCCAATCCCTCGCTCGAAGCCGAAACCGAAAACGTAGCTGGCAGCGGTCCCTACCGCGGGTTCGACAGCGCCGAGACGACCGTCGGTTTCGCGCTTCCCATCGAACTCGGCGGCAAGCGTTCGGCCCGGATCGGCGTCGCCGATGCGCAAGGGGCCAGGACACGCGTCGATGCGGCGATCGCCGACGCAGATGTCACGCAGCGCGTCACTCAGGCCTATATCGCTGCGGTTGCCGCCGAGCGCAGGCTCGGCGTGGCCCGCGAGCAGGCGCAGCTCGCCGGTGAAGCCTACCGAGCCGCGAGCGTGCGCGTAGCAGCCGGCCGTGCGTCTCCGATCGAGCAGCAACGCGCCGACGTGCTTCGCATCAACATGGATGCAGCGGCGGCTAGGGCGGAACGTGGCGCGATCGTCGCGCGCGAAACCCTGGCCCGCTTGATCGGCCGACAGGTGGACACCGGTCTCGACCTCGCCTGGTTCGACCGTATCGACGGTTATGGCCCGAGCGCCCCCGTCAACGTCGACGGCACGCTCGCACTGGCCGCGGCTGATGCCGACGTAGCCACCGCCGATGCCCAGGTACGTCTCGCGCGTTCGCAGCGCGTTGGCGACGTGACGTTAAAGGCAGGCGCACGCCGATTGGAAGCGACCAACGACAACGCGGCAGTATTTGGCGTTTCGGTGCCGCTGCCGCTGTTCAACAGTGGAAGTGCCAGCGTCGCCCAGGCGCGTGCCGAACTCGACGGGGCCGAAGCGCGCCGCCGGATGGCCCGGATCGAAGCCGAGCAGGCCGTCGCCCAAGCTGCAGCCGAAGTCGCCAATGCGGCCGCCGATGCGCGCAACGCGGCCGGACCTGCGCTCGCCGCCGCGGTCGAAGCCGCGCGCATCGCCCGGATCGGCTACCGCGAAGGCAAGTTCGGCCAGCTCGACGTCCTTGATGCCGAACGCACACTGACCGAGACCCTCGCCGCCGCGATCGACGCGCTAGCCGCCTGGCACGACGCCCGTGCCCGCCTCCAGCGCCTGACCAGCGCCGTCTCCCCGATCACGAAAAGACTGACCCCATGA